Proteins encoded together in one Polaribacter reichenbachii window:
- a CDS encoding B12-binding domain-containing radical SAM protein: MSVNTLLITPPFTQLNTAYPATAYIKGFLESKNVKTTQMDLSIELFTAVFTKEFIDAVFKQADLLGNKELPLVYNQREDYINKVDTVMNYLRVQEVTAAYQIVHKDFLPQGHRRIKLEKDLSTEFGKLGILDKAKHIATLFIEELGDFINTNIDEFFSFTRYAEQLGRAASSFDQIDEYLQYETTLIEDEMLYLLEEQIKQDNYDLVCFTIPFPGNLFSALRCAQFLKQNYPNINIAFGGGYCNTELRRISDTRIFNYIDFITLDDGEGPLLRITEFLSDKIEEAQLERTFICKNNEVVYVDKQPNTIFHHKNLPAPSYVGLPTAKYLSFLDVMNPMHRMWSDGKWNKLTISHGCYWKQCSFCDVTLDYIGNYQNTTADDLVNKIEKIIAETGITGFHFVDEAAPPKMLRALANALIERKIYITWWTNIRFEKTFTPELCALLSKSGCIAVTGGLEVASDRLLAKMKKGVDIAQVARVTKAFSDENIMVHAYLMFGFPTETAQETIDSLEVVRQLFQNNCIQSAFWHQFACTSHSPVGKNPDEFEIKITGPKFEGFAENDLFHEDPKGAAHHLYSQGLNIALNNYLNYKGFEIPLDDYFDFKVPRKTVKNGLIAGFLNK, encoded by the coding sequence ATGTCTGTAAACACACTTTTAATAACACCTCCATTTACACAATTAAATACTGCATATCCTGCAACTGCTTACATTAAAGGTTTTTTAGAATCTAAAAATGTAAAAACAACTCAAATGGATTTAAGTATTGAGTTGTTTACAGCAGTTTTTACCAAAGAATTTATAGATGCTGTTTTTAAACAAGCAGATTTGTTGGGTAATAAAGAGTTGCCTTTAGTGTACAATCAAAGAGAAGATTATATTAATAAAGTAGACACTGTAATGAATTATTTGCGTGTGCAAGAAGTTACAGCAGCTTATCAAATAGTACACAAAGACTTTCTACCTCAAGGACATAGACGTATAAAATTAGAGAAAGATTTATCTACCGAATTTGGAAAACTAGGTATTTTAGACAAAGCCAAACACATTGCAACACTGTTTATAGAAGAATTAGGCGATTTTATAAATACCAATATCGATGAGTTTTTCTCATTTACAAGATATGCAGAGCAATTGGGTAGAGCTGCTTCTAGTTTCGATCAAATTGATGAATATTTACAATACGAAACTACTTTGATAGAAGATGAAATGTTGTATTTATTAGAAGAACAAATCAAACAAGATAATTACGATTTGGTTTGTTTTACCATTCCTTTTCCTGGTAATTTATTTTCGGCTTTAAGATGTGCGCAATTTCTAAAACAAAATTATCCGAATATAAATATTGCATTTGGTGGTGGTTATTGCAACACAGAATTAAGACGTATTTCTGATACAAGAATTTTTAATTATATCGATTTTATCACTTTAGATGATGGAGAAGGACCATTATTAAGAATCACTGAATTTTTAAGTGATAAAATAGAAGAGGCTCAATTAGAAAGAACTTTTATCTGTAAAAATAACGAAGTTGTTTATGTTGATAAGCAGCCAAATACCATTTTTCATCATAAAAATTTGCCTGCACCAAGTTACGTAGGCTTACCAACAGCAAAGTATCTGTCTTTTTTAGATGTGATGAATCCAATGCACAGAATGTGGTCTGATGGAAAATGGAATAAACTCACCATTTCTCACGGATGTTATTGGAAACAATGTTCTTTTTGCGATGTAACTTTAGATTATATTGGTAATTATCAAAATACTACTGCAGATGATTTAGTAAATAAAATTGAGAAAATTATTGCAGAAACTGGTATAACTGGTTTTCATTTTGTTGATGAAGCTGCGCCTCCAAAAATGTTAAGAGCATTAGCAAATGCTTTAATTGAGCGTAAAATTTATATTACTTGGTGGACAAACATTCGCTTTGAAAAAACATTTACGCCAGAATTATGCGCTTTACTCTCAAAATCGGGCTGTATTGCTGTTACTGGTGGTTTAGAAGTAGCTTCAGACAGATTGTTAGCAAAAATGAAAAAAGGTGTAGATATTGCACAAGTTGCCAGAGTTACCAAAGCTTTTTCTGATGAAAATATTATGGTGCACGCGTATTTAATGTTTGGTTTCCCAACAGAAACCGCGCAAGAAACCATAGATTCTTTAGAAGTTGTTCGTCAATTGTTTCAGAATAATTGTATTCAGTCTGCTTTTTGGCATCAATTTGCTTGTACTAGCCATAGTCCTGTTGGTAAAAATCCAGATGAATTTGAAATCAAAATTACTGGGCCAAAATTTGAAGGTTTTGCAGAAAACGATTTATTTCACGAAGATCCAAAAGGAGCAGCGCATCATTTATATAGCCAAGGTTTAAATATTGCTTTAAACAATTACTTGAATTACAAGGGTTTTGAGATTCCTTTAGATGATTATTTTGATTTTAAAGTACCTCGTAAAACTGTAAAAAATGGTTTGATTGCAGGTTTTTTGAATAAATAA
- a CDS encoding M1 family metallopeptidase: MKFQRIVAFCFLLISYSNFAQSAVYRAEREKIHDLVHTKLKVDFNFSNKTMNGEAWITAKPHFYATDKISLDAKSMLIHSITLNNSKLDYNYDDYDLIIDLPKTYQKNEEFTLYIKYTSRPEKVKDKGSQAITDAKGLYFINADGIDKNKPTQIWTQGETEANSAWFPTIDSPNQKTSQEIYITVPNKYQTLSNGELVNQTNSGNNRTDYWKFDQKHAPYLFFMGIGEFEIIKDFYKNIPVNYYVEKEYAPYAKDIFGLTPEMIGFFADKLGVAYPFNKYSQIVVRDYVSGAMENTTAVVHGEQAYQQPGQLIDNNVQENTIAHEIFHHWFGDLVTSESWSNLTLNESFANYGEYLWREHKYGKVAAEMHYFEQVEAYKQGQNESKSLVRFEYDDKEDMFDLVSYNKGGAILHMLRNYLGDDAFFKGLNTYLTTYKYKTAEVHQLRLIFEELTGKDLNWFFNQWYFGANHPNIEVSYDYNTLRKTVTVNIVQLQAETFKFPFAIDVFEGTKRTRHNVFVEAKDASFTFPYTKQPDLIQVNADNILVSNINENKVLSDYIFQLKNADNFAHRRAALLEVVKKQEEKEAFNAVVGALDDKSYKIRILALQNIDLINKFSKKDAIRKIMQIANNDAKTLVQAEAINTLGKLTDPELKSIFEKGLESKSYSVLGKALVSMYYVDKDLAIKKSKALPDEVRKILATPLTQIFIEEKDESELPFIAKSVVSGMFLANDDTVKVLYQKAFQQISESNNTVAIQNLVEDMVVKGNQYKGFNFDKVMINYMRNMVEDQKKADKPNRLRNIEIIKTAMAKLL; this comes from the coding sequence ATGAAGTTTCAGAGAATAGTAGCTTTTTGCTTTTTATTAATTAGTTACAGCAATTTTGCACAAAGTGCGGTTTATAGAGCAGAAAGAGAAAAAATTCACGATTTAGTGCATACAAAACTAAAGGTCGATTTTAATTTTTCGAATAAAACAATGAATGGTGAAGCTTGGATTACAGCAAAACCTCATTTTTATGCAACTGATAAAATTTCTTTGGATGCAAAATCGATGCTAATTCATAGCATCACACTAAATAATAGTAAGTTAGATTATAATTACGATGATTATGATTTGATTATTGACTTGCCAAAAACGTATCAGAAAAACGAAGAGTTTACCCTTTACATAAAGTATACTTCAAGACCAGAAAAAGTAAAAGATAAAGGCAGTCAAGCCATTACAGATGCAAAAGGATTGTATTTTATAAATGCAGATGGTATTGATAAAAACAAACCTACTCAAATCTGGACACAAGGAGAAACTGAAGCAAATTCAGCTTGGTTTCCTACAATAGATAGTCCAAATCAAAAAACATCACAAGAAATTTATATTACAGTTCCAAATAAATACCAAACGCTTTCTAATGGAGAATTGGTAAATCAGACAAATTCTGGGAACAACAGAACTGATTATTGGAAATTCGATCAAAAACACGCTCCTTATTTGTTTTTTATGGGAATTGGTGAATTTGAAATTATCAAAGATTTTTATAAAAACATTCCTGTAAATTATTATGTAGAAAAAGAATATGCACCTTATGCTAAAGATATTTTTGGCTTAACTCCAGAAATGATTGGTTTTTTTGCGGATAAATTAGGTGTAGCATATCCTTTTAATAAATACAGTCAAATTGTGGTTAGAGATTATGTTTCTGGAGCTATGGAAAACACAACTGCTGTTGTTCACGGAGAACAAGCTTACCAACAACCAGGACAATTAATTGATAATAATGTGCAAGAAAACACAATTGCACACGAAATTTTTCATCATTGGTTTGGAGATTTAGTAACCTCAGAAAGTTGGTCTAATTTAACTTTAAACGAATCTTTTGCCAATTATGGTGAATATTTATGGAGAGAACATAAATACGGAAAAGTAGCTGCAGAAATGCATTATTTTGAGCAAGTAGAAGCTTATAAACAAGGACAAAATGAAAGCAAAAGTTTAGTGCGTTTTGAATATGATGATAAAGAAGATATGTTCGATTTAGTGAGCTATAACAAAGGTGGAGCTATTTTACATATGTTACGTAATTATTTAGGGGATGATGCTTTTTTTAAAGGATTAAATACCTATTTAACAACCTATAAATACAAAACTGCAGAAGTTCATCAGCTAAGATTAATATTCGAAGAATTAACAGGTAAAGACTTAAACTGGTTTTTTAATCAATGGTATTTTGGAGCAAATCATCCAAATATTGAGGTTTCTTACGATTATAATACTTTAAGAAAAACGGTTACTGTAAATATTGTTCAATTGCAAGCAGAAACTTTTAAATTCCCTTTTGCTATTGATGTTTTTGAAGGAACTAAAAGAACAAGACACAATGTTTTTGTTGAAGCTAAAGATGCATCTTTTACATTTCCATACACAAAACAACCCGATTTAATTCAGGTAAATGCAGATAATATTTTGGTGAGTAACATCAACGAAAATAAAGTATTGAGTGATTATATTTTTCAATTAAAAAATGCTGATAATTTTGCGCACAGAAGAGCAGCTTTGTTAGAAGTTGTAAAAAAACAAGAAGAAAAAGAAGCGTTTAATGCTGTTGTTGGTGCTTTAGATGATAAATCGTATAAAATTAGAATTTTAGCATTGCAGAATATTGATTTAATCAATAAATTTTCTAAAAAGGATGCCATCAGAAAAATTATGCAAATTGCAAATAACGATGCTAAAACTTTAGTGCAGGCAGAAGCAATAAACACTTTGGGTAAACTAACAGATCCTGAATTAAAATCTATTTTCGAAAAAGGTTTAGAAAGTAAATCGTACTCAGTTTTGGGTAAAGCTTTGGTTTCTATGTATTATGTAGATAAAGATTTGGCCATTAAAAAATCGAAAGCATTGCCAGATGAAGTTCGTAAAATTTTAGCAACGCCTTTAACACAAATTTTTATCGAAGAAAAAGATGAATCTGAATTACCATTCATTGCAAAATCTGTGGTTTCTGGAATGTTTTTAGCCAATGATGATACTGTTAAAGTATTGTATCAAAAGGCGTTTCAACAAATTTCTGAAAGTAATAACACTGTAGCCATTCAAAATCTTGTAGAAGATATGGTTGTAAAAGGAAATCAATACAAAGGGTTTAATTTTGATAAAGTTATGATTAACTATATGCGAAATATGGTTGAAGATCAGAAAAAAGCAGACAAACCAAACAGGTTAAGAAACATAGAAATTATTAAAACTGCAATGGCCAAATTGTTGTAA
- a CDS encoding type II toxin-antitoxin system ParD family antitoxin, with protein MKNTSVSLGNYFDRFVSSQVSVGRYKNVSEVIRAGLRLLENEENKVIALRNAIEEGKSSPIVEDFDFEENLNKLKSQKRKNG; from the coding sequence ATGAAAAACACATCTGTTTCACTTGGAAATTATTTTGATCGATTTGTGAGTTCACAAGTTTCTGTTGGGAGGTATAAAAATGTAAGCGAAGTAATTCGTGCTGGACTTCGTCTTTTAGAAAATGAAGAAAATAAAGTAATTGCTTTAAGAAATGCTATAGAAGAAGGTAAAAGTAGCCCAATTGTTGAAGATTTTGATTTTGAAGAAAATCTAAATAAATTAAAATCCCAAAAAAGAAAGAATGGTTAA
- a CDS encoding leucine-rich repeat-containing protein kinase family protein produces the protein MIHTLKDLKAGKLKGLKKLKLAEGLTDFPKEIYDLADSLEILDLSDNHLSELPNDIILLKKLRIVFFENNKFTEFPSVLAQLPLLSMIGFKFNQIHTIPENAFPPLLRWLILTNNQIKKLPKSIGDCQFLQKFPVAGNLIEELPKEMANCHNLELLRISSNQLKVIPDWLFTLPKLSWIAFGGNPITNSIEVESTIKSYIWKDFKIKELLGQGASGMISKANWISENKEVAVKVFKGSVTSDGLPEDEMKASIAAGTHQNLIPILGKITAHPEQKNGLLMDLISSDFINLGNPPNLETCTRDVFSDKNFTLNEVIKIAKSMASVSLHLHNKGINHGDLYAHNILINQNSEILFGDFGAASFYDKNSQNIERVEVRAFGCLLEDLLNLVDESEVDNGLYNELKNLTALCLAADVKNRPIFSDILTKLDN, from the coding sequence ATGATACATACTTTAAAGGATTTAAAAGCAGGTAAATTAAAGGGGCTAAAAAAGTTAAAATTAGCAGAAGGTTTAACCGATTTTCCAAAAGAAATCTATGATTTAGCTGATTCTTTAGAAATCTTAGATTTATCTGATAATCATTTATCTGAGTTACCAAACGATATTATTTTACTCAAAAAACTAAGAATTGTTTTCTTTGAAAACAATAAGTTTACAGAGTTTCCTAGTGTTTTAGCGCAATTGCCTTTATTAAGTATGATTGGTTTTAAATTCAATCAAATTCATACAATACCAGAAAATGCTTTTCCGCCTTTGTTAAGATGGTTGATTTTAACCAACAACCAAATTAAAAAACTACCCAAAAGTATTGGAGATTGTCAGTTTTTACAGAAATTTCCTGTTGCTGGTAATTTAATTGAAGAACTGCCTAAAGAAATGGCAAATTGCCATAATTTGGAATTATTAAGAATTTCATCAAACCAATTAAAAGTAATTCCTGATTGGTTGTTTACTTTACCAAAATTATCTTGGATTGCTTTTGGAGGAAATCCGATAACAAATTCTATAGAAGTTGAATCTACGATAAAATCTTATATTTGGAAAGATTTTAAAATCAAAGAATTGTTAGGACAAGGTGCTTCTGGAATGATCTCTAAAGCCAATTGGATTTCTGAAAATAAAGAAGTTGCAGTTAAAGTTTTTAAAGGTAGTGTTACCAGTGATGGATTGCCAGAAGACGAAATGAAAGCTTCTATAGCTGCAGGAACTCATCAAAATTTAATTCCGATTTTAGGAAAAATCACAGCACATCCAGAACAGAAAAACGGTTTGTTAATGGATTTAATTTCTTCGGATTTTATCAATCTAGGTAATCCACCAAATTTAGAAACTTGTACTAGAGATGTTTTTTCTGATAAAAATTTCACGCTCAATGAAGTTATCAAAATAGCTAAAAGTATGGCTTCTGTGTCTTTGCATTTGCACAATAAAGGAATTAATCACGGTGATTTATATGCGCATAATATTTTAATCAACCAGAATTCAGAAATTCTTTTTGGTGATTTTGGAGCAGCATCATTTTATGATAAAAATTCTCAAAATATTGAAAGGGTAGAAGTGAGAGCTTTTGGTTGCTTGTTAGAAGATTTATTAAATTTAGTTGATGAATCTGAAGTAGATAATGGTTTATATAATGAGCTAAAAAACTTAACAGCACTTTGTTTAGCTGCTGATGTTAAAAATCGCCCAATTTTCTCTGATATTTTAACTAAATTGGATAATTAG
- a CDS encoding RNA polymerase sigma factor, producing the protein MNQSDFLKVVLPFKDKVFRLAKRLLVSTEEAEDATQELYFKLWRNRKKIADYKNVEAFAMTMTKNYCYDRLKSKQASNLTLVHSNYKEKETSLDKKMEYQDSVNQVHKLIENLPEQQKIIIQLRDVEQYDFEEICKMVDMKPTAVRVALSRARKTIRQELIKKHNYGVS; encoded by the coding sequence ATGAACCAATCAGACTTTTTAAAAGTTGTTTTACCCTTTAAAGACAAAGTTTTTAGACTAGCTAAAAGACTTTTAGTTTCTACAGAAGAAGCTGAAGATGCTACACAAGAGCTTTACTTTAAATTATGGAGAAACAGAAAAAAAATTGCTGATTATAAAAATGTAGAAGCATTTGCAATGACAATGACAAAAAATTATTGTTATGATCGATTAAAATCTAAACAAGCAAGTAATTTAACATTAGTACACAGTAATTATAAAGAGAAAGAAACGTCTTTAGATAAGAAAATGGAATATCAAGACAGTGTAAACCAAGTACACAAATTGATAGAAAATTTACCTGAGCAACAAAAAATAATTATTCAATTAAGAGATGTTGAACAGTATGATTTTGAAGAAATCTGTAAAATGGTAGATATGAAACCAACAGCAGTAAGAGTTGCATTATCTAGAGCAAGAAAAACAATAAGACAAGAATTAATTAAAAAACACAACTATGGAGTTAGCTAA
- a CDS encoding DUF6933 domain-containing protein — MTEIFTTKKLEKLIIKRIEDKTLAVDNIFGKWNASVLYIAKKKCLIFVNSKSLYSVIIPRFSTTELDKIHLLFLENFYAQLDFEKIKADAEFIVDNIGELKFYSTDNDKKMTGIINYNISKIDYLKYEYKIFNSSVIRELTKKLNLTPFKQLNWSNPKEKMNEIIEKARQTR; from the coding sequence ATGACAGAAATATTCACAACAAAAAAATTAGAAAAATTAATCATTAAAAGAATTGAAGATAAAACTCTAGCTGTTGATAATATTTTTGGAAAATGGAATGCTTCAGTATTATATATTGCGAAAAAAAAGTGTTTGATTTTTGTTAATTCAAAGAGTTTATATTCTGTTATAATTCCTAGGTTTTCAACAACTGAATTAGATAAAATTCATTTATTGTTTCTTGAAAATTTTTACGCTCAATTAGATTTTGAAAAAATTAAAGCTGATGCAGAATTTATTGTTGACAATATTGGTGAGTTAAAATTCTACTCGACTGATAACGATAAAAAAATGACTGGAATTATCAACTATAATATTTCAAAGATAGATTACCTTAAATATGAATATAAGATTTTTAATTCTTCTGTAATTCGAGAGTTAACAAAGAAATTAAACTTAACACCTTTCAAGCAACTGAATTGGAGTAACCCAAAAGAAAAAATGAACGAAATAATAGAAAAAGCCAGACAAACACGCTAA
- a CDS encoding S41 family peptidase: protein MRFYLRVVYFSILMATFASCSKEYEIPQELVVHDFVWKGLNAYYLYQDQVEDLSDRRFSSDQELNTYLSSFVDYNSLFNNLLVAGDVKSTLVEDYNTISEPELRTSFTNGLEFGIIADPNSTTNVLGYVTHILPNSDAATKNIIRGEYFYAVDGVPLTRTNFESILLNGSDSFTLNMANFDGITITPYAKSVLLEKLDYTYPATFLEKTISVNTDNIGYLMYNNDFSKNYINDLNNSFLNFKNQSVNELILDLRYNIGSDGFVKSIAPIASMITGQFQDEVLVKEEWNSKAQTWFLENQPDSLLMKFPSEISQTATINSLNLTDIYIVLNGENFTGSSAVELLINSLKAHINVHIIGNQTAGNNTGSITLYNSEDYDFDLKNETHTVALQPVVLSFLNNNDETYANGFSPDLDLCANEDVLDLGILGETSDPILNSVLNYISSGTPISNNNCNPNNYEYLFNSITPQRITDNGVFIEQNLPNTN, encoded by the coding sequence ATGAGGTTTTATTTAAGAGTTGTTTATTTTTCGATATTAATGGCAACATTTGCAAGTTGCTCTAAAGAATATGAAATTCCTCAAGAATTGGTAGTACACGATTTCGTTTGGAAAGGTTTAAACGCCTATTATTTGTATCAAGATCAAGTAGAAGATTTATCTGACAGGCGTTTTAGCTCAGACCAAGAATTAAACACTTATTTAAGTTCTTTTGTAGATTATAATAGTTTATTCAACAATTTATTGGTAGCTGGTGATGTAAAATCAACTTTAGTAGAAGATTATAATACCATCTCAGAACCAGAACTAAGAACTTCTTTTACAAATGGTTTAGAATTCGGAATTATAGCAGACCCTAATAGCACAACCAATGTTTTAGGTTATGTAACGCATATTTTACCAAATTCTGATGCAGCAACAAAAAACATAATTAGAGGCGAATATTTTTATGCTGTTGATGGTGTACCATTAACAAGAACCAATTTTGAAAGTATTCTTTTAAATGGCTCAGATAGTTTTACTTTAAATATGGCCAATTTTGATGGAATTACAATTACACCCTATGCAAAATCGGTACTTTTAGAAAAACTAGATTATACCTATCCTGCTACTTTTTTAGAAAAAACAATCTCTGTAAACACTGATAATATTGGGTATTTAATGTACAATAACGATTTTTCTAAAAATTATATTAATGATTTAAATAACAGTTTCTTAAATTTTAAAAATCAATCTGTTAACGAATTAATTTTAGATTTAAGATACAATATTGGTTCTGATGGATTTGTAAAAAGCATTGCACCTATTGCAAGTATGATTACTGGTCAATTTCAAGACGAAGTTTTAGTTAAAGAAGAATGGAATTCTAAAGCACAAACTTGGTTTTTAGAAAATCAGCCAGATTCATTATTAATGAAATTTCCATCAGAAATTAGCCAAACAGCAACTATAAACAGTTTAAACCTAACAGATATTTACATCGTTTTAAATGGAGAAAATTTTACAGGTTCGTCTGCTGTAGAATTATTAATTAATAGCTTAAAAGCACATATTAATGTTCATATTATTGGTAATCAAACTGCAGGAAATAACACGGGTTCAATTACTTTATACAATTCTGAAGATTACGATTTTGATTTAAAAAATGAAACGCATACTGTGGCTTTACAACCTGTTGTGTTAAGTTTTTTAAATAATAACGACGAAACTTATGCAAACGGATTTTCGCCAGATTTAGATCTTTGTGCAAATGAAGATGTGTTAGATTTAGGTATTTTAGGTGAAACGTCTGACCCTATTTTAAATAGCGTTTTAAATTACATTTCTTCAGGAACTCCGATTTCGAATAACAACTGTAATCCAAATAATTATGAATATTTGTTTAATAGCATAACTCCACAAAGAATTACTGATAATGGTGTTTTTATTGAACAAAATTTACCAAATACAAACTAA
- a CDS encoding DUF4252 domain-containing protein has product MKKIILLIAFVVAPMVTSAQSLFDSLEDMDGVDMVVVTKDAFQLLKKFQPKNVKSDDNEVIQAFEMIGDLKEFKMFSTNDLDIASKMESMVNTSIKSKKLTQLMRIKDDGSRVKIYVKATSNKDYVSEVLMFVKGIDKQTKGVSEAIVFSLTGNIDINKMSEYTDKIVKENK; this is encoded by the coding sequence ATGAAAAAAATAATATTATTAATTGCATTTGTTGTAGCACCAATGGTTACAAGCGCACAATCACTTTTCGATAGTTTAGAAGATATGGATGGTGTAGATATGGTAGTGGTTACCAAAGATGCTTTTCAATTGCTAAAAAAGTTTCAGCCTAAAAATGTTAAATCAGATGATAATGAAGTAATTCAGGCTTTCGAAATGATTGGTGATTTAAAAGAATTTAAAATGTTTTCTACTAATGACCTAGATATCGCATCTAAAATGGAAAGTATGGTAAATACATCAATCAAATCTAAGAAATTAACTCAATTAATGAGAATTAAAGATGATGGTTCTCGTGTTAAAATCTATGTAAAAGCTACAAGTAATAAAGATTATGTTAGCGAAGTTTTAATGTTTGTAAAAGGTATAGACAAACAGACCAAAGGTGTATCAGAAGCAATTGTATTCTCTTTAACTGGTAATATAGACATTAACAAAATGTCTGAATACACAGACAAGATTGTTAAAGAAAACAAGTAA
- a CDS encoding DUF4252 domain-containing protein, with the protein MKKLTQICALVCLVLFASSCKNEKSLQSYLVDTSGKEGFYTGDLPVSSVLSAKADVSDDVKETIKSIKKINIAFLPKTEDNTAAYEAEKAKLKNIFKDNDDYKSLMVMKAQGMNVKVYYSGDTDAIDEVVAFGYGDKNGVGVARLLGEDMNPAKVIEMMNSVKMDSGNLESFSAIFKGK; encoded by the coding sequence ATGAAAAAATTAACCCAAATTTGTGCTTTAGTATGTTTAGTGCTTTTTGCAAGTTCTTGTAAAAACGAAAAATCTTTGCAAAGTTATTTAGTAGATACAAGTGGTAAAGAAGGTTTTTATACTGGAGATTTACCTGTAAGCTCTGTTTTATCTGCTAAAGCTGATGTTTCTGATGATGTAAAAGAAACTATAAAAAGTATAAAGAAAATAAATATTGCATTTTTACCAAAAACAGAAGACAATACTGCTGCTTATGAAGCAGAAAAAGCCAAACTTAAAAATATTTTTAAAGATAATGACGATTACAAAAGCCTAATGGTTATGAAAGCCCAAGGGATGAATGTAAAAGTTTATTATTCAGGAGATACAGATGCAATTGATGAAGTTGTAGCCTTTGGTTATGGTGATAAAAATGGAGTAGGAGTTGCAAGATTATTAGGTGAGGATATGAATCCTGCAAAAGTAATTGAAATGATGAATAGTGTAAAAATGGATAGTGGTAATCTAGAAAGTTTTAGTGCTATTTTTAAAGGAAAATAA
- a CDS encoding zinc-dependent peptidase has protein sequence MIYIIIIAILLVVLFISLKPKKKVKTLLLENVVVPNHWHPILLENILFYKKLTQNEQQLFRAKMVRFLETTNIEAIHFELEELDSLLIAASAVIPVFRFPNWNYNNLSTVLIYPDYFNEDLQFNNKSKGRNIAGLVGTGRFENHMILSRKALHLGFSNKTDKGNTAIHEFIHLIDKADGVTDGIPKVLLDKQYTIPYLQLVHRKMEEINNDKSDIRNYGGTSQIEFLAVAGEYFFERPKLLKRKHPELYEMLESCFVV, from the coding sequence ATGATTTATATAATTATTATTGCTATTCTTCTTGTTGTTTTATTTATAAGCTTAAAACCCAAGAAAAAAGTAAAAACACTTTTACTAGAAAATGTTGTAGTGCCTAATCATTGGCATCCAATTTTATTAGAAAACATTCTGTTTTATAAGAAGTTAACGCAAAATGAGCAACAACTTTTTAGAGCTAAAATGGTTCGTTTTCTAGAAACAACAAATATAGAAGCTATTCACTTTGAATTAGAAGAATTAGACTCTTTGTTAATCGCTGCAAGTGCTGTTATTCCTGTATTTAGATTCCCAAATTGGAATTATAATAACCTATCAACTGTTTTAATTTATCCAGATTATTTTAATGAAGATTTACAATTCAATAATAAATCAAAAGGCAGAAATATTGCAGGTTTAGTAGGTACAGGAAGATTCGAAAATCATATGATTTTATCAAGAAAAGCTTTGCATTTAGGTTTTAGCAATAAAACAGACAAAGGGAATACTGCAATTCACGAATTTATTCATTTAATAGACAAAGCTGATGGTGTTACAGACGGAATTCCGAAAGTCTTGTTAGATAAGCAATATACAATTCCGTATTTGCAATTGGTACACAGAAAAATGGAAGAAATTAATAATGATAAATCTGATATTAGAAATTATGGTGGCACTTCACAAATTGAGTTTTTAGCAGTTGCAGGAGAATACTTTTTTGAAAGACCTAAACTACTAAAAAGAAAACATCCTGAATTATATGAAATGCTTGAGAGTTGTTTTGTGGTGTAA
- a CDS encoding type II toxin-antitoxin system RelE/ParE family toxin: MVKIVLRQKAIDDLNDIWNYTFENWSEKQANKYYTTIKNACKEIGDNPVIGKEYFGVIGKLLGLKSEKHIIFYNIISEDRIEILRILHERMDLKNRLKE, translated from the coding sequence ATGGTTAAAATTGTTTTAAGACAAAAAGCCATTGATGATTTAAATGACATTTGGAATTATACTTTTGAAAATTGGTCTGAAAAACAAGCTAATAAATATTACACAACAATAAAAAATGCTTGTAAAGAAATTGGAGATAATCCTGTTATAGGGAAAGAATATTTTGGAGTAATAGGGAAATTACTAGGGTTAAAATCTGAAAAACATATAATATTTTATAACATAATTTCGGAAGATAGAATTGAAATTTTAAGAATATTACACGAAAGAATGGACTTAAAAAATAGACTTAAAGAATAA